A stretch of the Balneola vulgaris DSM 17893 genome encodes the following:
- the dnaX gene encoding DNA polymerase III subunit gamma/tau has protein sequence MSENYRALTRKYRPQNFEDIVSQDHVSNTLMNAIKQNRLSHAYMFCGPRGVGKTTMARVLARTINHIDNSVDGESLNQTLNIVEMDAASNNKVDDVHHLRESVRIPPQNGRYKVFIVDEVHMLSKAAFNALLKTLEEPPEHAIFIFATTEPHKVLPTILSRVQRFDFKRIGVDEIVHRLRKISVDEGIAIDEESLHVIAKKADGALRDALGLMDQAIAFCGDTITHQELLQALNVVGTDRLFQFMQCVKAHDADQGLELINTLLQEGYDIQEFLIGLTEHLRNLYIAHHNEQLYLVEASEDTKQKYRETAPDFSRDDLMRMLHIVSEAQIKIKDAHQPRIQFEITLLKLIHMERSENLNELLAALEEVKKNSSNQQITATKPDSEPKNVESPAVQSTSNAEYNGSTNGTSQPVDVPPTPQAESKVETPTDVMLAEEEEEDDEFDMGTPVLQTRHTKLKKVEPAEAKAVTTSTPVEGYQSSNEEAPKARINNIDEVKAAWPSFLEAIKADFPIVLQLQVERTQPISLKGSELTLECDNALSKKMLDEQAQDLARKLQECTGTLFRFNVTVSAKQQQEQSARNPYERFKEIQQKDPILKELVERFGAELEY, from the coding sequence ATGTCAGAAAACTACCGCGCACTTACTCGAAAATATAGGCCTCAAAACTTTGAGGATATTGTATCACAAGATCATGTGAGCAATACCTTGATGAATGCGATTAAGCAAAATCGTTTATCGCACGCCTACATGTTCTGTGGCCCTCGAGGGGTTGGTAAAACTACTATGGCTCGAGTTCTAGCTCGAACTATAAACCACATTGACAACAGTGTTGATGGGGAATCATTAAATCAGACACTCAACATCGTTGAGATGGATGCGGCTTCTAACAACAAAGTGGATGACGTACATCACCTCCGTGAAAGTGTTCGCATTCCTCCTCAAAATGGACGCTATAAAGTTTTTATAGTGGATGAGGTGCACATGCTCTCTAAAGCGGCCTTCAATGCGCTCTTGAAAACACTTGAAGAGCCACCAGAGCATGCCATTTTTATTTTCGCGACTACTGAACCCCATAAGGTTCTACCTACCATTTTATCGAGAGTACAGCGCTTTGACTTTAAGCGTATTGGCGTAGATGAAATCGTACATCGATTACGAAAAATATCCGTTGATGAAGGCATAGCTATCGATGAAGAATCGCTGCATGTAATCGCAAAGAAGGCCGATGGTGCCCTCCGTGATGCACTGGGTTTAATGGATCAAGCCATAGCTTTTTGTGGCGACACCATTACACATCAAGAGTTACTACAGGCCCTAAATGTTGTAGGTACGGATCGTTTATTTCAGTTCATGCAATGCGTTAAAGCTCATGATGCTGATCAAGGATTGGAGCTCATCAACACTCTTCTTCAAGAGGGGTATGATATACAAGAGTTTTTAATTGGCCTCACTGAGCATTTAAGAAATTTATACATCGCTCATCACAACGAGCAACTCTATTTAGTAGAAGCATCTGAAGACACTAAGCAGAAATATCGTGAAACGGCTCCTGACTTTTCGCGCGATGACTTAATGAGAATGCTTCACATTGTAAGCGAAGCACAGATTAAAATTAAAGATGCTCATCAACCTCGTATTCAGTTTGAGATCACTCTTCTCAAATTGATTCATATGGAGCGGAGTGAGAATCTTAACGAACTTCTAGCTGCCCTAGAAGAGGTAAAAAAAAACTCTAGTAATCAGCAAATAACTGCCACTAAGCCTGATTCGGAACCAAAAAATGTAGAATCACCTGCTGTTCAGTCTACATCAAATGCGGAGTATAATGGAAGCACAAATGGCACTTCCCAACCTGTTGATGTACCTCCAACCCCTCAAGCTGAATCAAAAGTTGAAACACCGACCGATGTAATGTTGGCTGAAGAAGAGGAAGAAGATGACGAATTTGATATGGGAACTCCTGTACTTCAAACTCGCCATACTAAACTCAAAAAAGTTGAACCAGCGGAAGCTAAAGCGGTTACTACTTCCACGCCTGTTGAAGGATATCAAAGCAGTAATGAGGAAGCCCCTAAAGCGCGAATCAATAATATTGATGAAGTAAAAGCGGCCTGGCCTTCCTTCTTAGAAGCCATAAAGGCAGACTTCCCAATTGTACTACAGCTTCAAGTTGAACGAACACAGCCTATTTCCTTAAAAGGTTCAGAATTAACTCTAGAATGTGACAACGCTCTGTCAAAAAAGATGCTTGATGAACAGGCTCAGGACTTGGCAAGGAAATTGCAGGAATGCACAGGAACACTGTTTCGTTTTAACGTTACAGTTTCAGCTAAACAGCAACAAGAACAATCTGCCCGAAATCCTTACGAACGATTTAAAGAAATTCAGCAAAAGGATCCTATTTTGAAGGAATTAGTTGAACGGTTCGGAGCAGAATTAGAATATTAA
- a CDS encoding YbaB/EbfC family nucleoid-associated protein, translating to MSDFNMADMFGKIQEMQSKMQQTQAQLSEVEVEAEAGGGMVKVKANGLRQVLSIKFDKDVVDPNDVEMLEDLVVAGVNKALEKADEASQAKMQEAYKGMIPGGGIPGMDLSKFGL from the coding sequence ATGAGTGACTTTAACATGGCCGACATGTTCGGTAAGATTCAGGAAATGCAATCTAAAATGCAGCAAACACAGGCTCAGCTTAGTGAAGTAGAAGTGGAAGCTGAAGCTGGCGGCGGCATGGTAAAAGTTAAAGCCAATGGTTTGCGCCAAGTGTTATCTATCAAATTCGACAAAGATGTGGTAGACCCAAACGATGTGGAAATGCTTGAGGACTTAGTGGTGGCTGGAGTAAATAAAGCCTTAGAAAAAGCTGATGAAGCTTCGCAAGCAAAGATGCAAGAAGCGTACAAAGGCATGATTCCTGGTGGTGGCATCCCTGGCATGGATCTTTCAAAGTTTGGACTGTAA
- the recR gene encoding recombination mediator RecR: MQITSEYLERAIEQLAKLPGTGRKSAQRIAIHLLKQNDEYALKLANAIVDLKNKVIRCGVCGTVSDTDPCSICSNQKRESSTICVVEEFNDVYIIEKTNEFRGRYHVLGGVISPMDNIGPDNLRIKELLQRVGGNEGIEEVILALNPDAEGEATSYYINKLLLPYDVKVTRIAYGIPMGTELEFIDEATLSRAFASRNAF; the protein is encoded by the coding sequence TTGCAGATAACCTCTGAATATTTAGAGCGAGCCATTGAACAGCTTGCTAAACTTCCCGGAACCGGTAGAAAGTCAGCCCAACGCATCGCCATTCATCTTTTGAAGCAAAACGATGAATACGCCCTTAAACTTGCTAACGCTATCGTTGACCTCAAGAATAAAGTAATACGTTGCGGTGTATGTGGCACTGTAAGCGATACAGACCCTTGTTCCATTTGCAGTAACCAAAAACGCGAATCCTCTACAATTTGTGTAGTGGAAGAGTTTAATGATGTATACATCATCGAAAAAACCAACGAGTTTAGAGGACGATATCACGTGCTTGGTGGCGTGATTTCCCCAATGGATAATATCGGCCCAGACAACCTACGCATCAAAGAACTATTACAACGCGTGGGCGGAAATGAAGGCATCGAAGAAGTAATCCTTGCCTTAAATCCTGATGCGGAAGGTGAAGCCACTTCATATTACATCAACAAACTACTGTTACCTTATGATGTGAAGGTAACTCGTATTGCTTATGGTATCCCGATGGGCACCGAATTGGAGTTTATTGATGAAGCTACTTTGAGCCGAGCTTTTGCAAGTCGCAACGCTTTTTAA
- a CDS encoding M1 family metallopeptidase yields MKYLLTLLLFLSMSISGVAQQSTGYWQQSADYTMEIDVDAKNHQYSGKQKLVYTNNSPDELNKVYYHLYFNAFQPGSMMDVRSRNIADPDRRVGDRISKLSEDEIGYQRIRTLKQDGKPVKFTTEGTILVVELNKAIKPGKKSTFEMEWDAQVPLQIRRSGWNNAEGIELSMSQWYPKMAEYDYMGWHPNPYIGREFHGIWGDFDVKISIDKDYVIGATGILQNPNEVGHGYEKPGSKVNRPKGDKITYHFVAENVIDFFWGADPDFVHTTAQVPNGPKLHFFYQKDVVTGADPQRNAQFKENWERLPELTVKAFTYAMEKFGRYPYPQFSVVQGGDGGMEYPMGTLITGGRSLGSLVGVTVHEFFHSWYQGVLATNEALYPWMDEGFTSFASSETMAYTFNREGGNVHAGSYGGYISLAKSGLEEPMTTHADHYNTNRAYGSASYSKGAVYLGQLSYIMGDETFRRAFLRYFNEWKFKHPTPNDLLRIMEQESGMILDWYNEYFVSTTKTIDYGIRSVLGAGSSTKVELERIGLMPMPIDLEVEYMDGSKEIFYMPLRIMRGEKPAENDTKRTVLEDWPWTNPTYTVEIPTSASNIKTITIDPTRRLADIEPSNNTFDVEGMIKK; encoded by the coding sequence ATGAAATATCTATTAACACTACTATTGTTTCTCTCTATGAGCATCAGCGGTGTTGCGCAGCAGTCTACAGGCTACTGGCAGCAAAGTGCTGACTATACCATGGAAATTGATGTAGATGCCAAAAACCATCAATACAGTGGAAAGCAAAAACTAGTTTACACTAATAACTCTCCCGACGAATTAAATAAGGTGTACTATCACCTATACTTCAATGCATTCCAGCCAGGAAGCATGATGGACGTTCGTTCTAGAAATATCGCCGACCCAGATCGTCGTGTTGGAGATAGAATTAGCAAATTAAGTGAAGATGAAATTGGATATCAGCGAATCCGCACTTTAAAACAAGATGGTAAACCTGTTAAGTTTACTACCGAAGGAACCATCTTAGTTGTAGAATTAAACAAAGCTATTAAGCCTGGCAAGAAATCAACCTTCGAGATGGAATGGGATGCGCAAGTGCCATTACAAATTCGCCGTTCTGGTTGGAATAACGCTGAGGGTATCGAACTTTCAATGAGTCAATGGTATCCTAAAATGGCTGAATATGACTACATGGGCTGGCACCCGAATCCATATATTGGCCGTGAGTTTCATGGTATATGGGGCGATTTCGATGTGAAAATCTCTATCGATAAAGACTATGTAATTGGTGCTACTGGAATTCTTCAGAACCCAAATGAAGTTGGTCATGGCTACGAAAAGCCTGGTTCTAAAGTAAACCGCCCAAAAGGAGATAAAATTACTTATCACTTTGTAGCGGAAAATGTAATCGATTTTTTCTGGGGAGCAGATCCTGACTTTGTTCACACTACAGCTCAAGTACCAAATGGTCCAAAACTACACTTCTTCTACCAAAAAGATGTAGTTACCGGTGCCGACCCACAACGAAATGCACAGTTCAAAGAGAACTGGGAGCGTTTACCAGAGCTAACGGTGAAAGCATTTACTTATGCAATGGAGAAGTTTGGACGTTACCCATATCCTCAATTCTCTGTTGTTCAAGGTGGTGACGGTGGCATGGAATACCCTATGGGTACATTAATTACGGGTGGCCGTTCGCTAGGTAGTTTAGTAGGCGTAACCGTTCATGAGTTTTTCCATAGCTGGTACCAAGGCGTGCTTGCAACTAACGAAGCACTTTACCCATGGATGGATGAAGGTTTTACAAGCTTCGCTAGTTCTGAAACCATGGCTTATACCTTTAACCGTGAAGGTGGTAATGTACATGCTGGTTCTTACGGTGGGTACATCAGTTTAGCCAAATCGGGGTTAGAAGAGCCGATGACGACTCATGCCGACCATTACAACACTAACCGTGCGTACGGCTCTGCTTCTTACTCTAAGGGCGCTGTATACTTAGGTCAGTTAAGTTATATCATGGGCGACGAAACCTTCCGACGTGCATTCTTACGTTATTTCAACGAATGGAAATTTAAGCATCCTACTCCAAACGATTTACTTCGCATCATGGAGCAAGAATCAGGCATGATCCTAGATTGGTATAACGAATACTTCGTGAGTACCACTAAGACTATCGACTATGGTATTCGTTCAGTATTAGGTGCAGGTTCTTCAACTAAAGTTGAGCTAGAACGCATCGGGTTAATGCCAATGCCTATAGATTTAGAAGTTGAGTACATGGACGGAAGCAAGGAAATTTTCTATATGCCATTACGTATCATGCGCGGTGAAAAGCCAGCTGAAAATGATACGAAGCGTACAGTATTAGAAGACTGGCCGTGGACAAACCCAACTTATACCGTTGAAATCCCGACTTCAGCTAGTAATATCAAGACCATCACTATCGACCCAACACGTCGTTTAGCTGATATTGAACCGTCTAATAATACTTTCGATGTAGAAGGAATGATTAAGAAATAA
- a CDS encoding NAD(P)-dependent malic enzyme has translation MSQKDYNSLSIEAHKKAKGKISIESKLPLDTKDDLSIAYTPGVAEPCREIAADTEKAYDYTAKGNLVAVVSDGSAVLGLGNIGPEASLPVMEGKAVLFKKFANVDAVPIVLSTQNTEEIITAVKAIAPTFGGINLEDISAPRCFEIERRLKEELDIPVFHDDQHGTAIVTLAGMFNACKLTGRELKDLFVVINGAGAAGVAIVQLLFEAGVKDVIMCDSRGVIHKGRTDLNDTKKEMAELTNKSGITGKLEDAVKDSDVFIGVSAPGVLTQEMVKTMAKDPIIFAMANPIPEIMPDEAKAAGARIVATGRSDFANQINNVLAFPGLFRGALDARTSNLTSAMFIEVARAIADSVEDLSEEKIIPSPFDPKVPGRVAEAVKNM, from the coding sequence ATGTCACAAAAAGATTATAACTCCCTCTCCATAGAAGCCCATAAGAAGGCCAAAGGCAAAATCTCCATTGAATCGAAACTCCCACTAGATACTAAAGATGACTTAAGTATCGCTTATACACCTGGAGTTGCTGAACCTTGCCGCGAAATCGCCGCTGACACTGAAAAAGCATACGACTACACCGCTAAGGGCAACCTTGTAGCTGTTGTAAGTGATGGATCTGCTGTATTAGGCTTAGGGAATATAGGCCCAGAAGCTTCACTTCCGGTGATGGAAGGAAAAGCAGTACTATTTAAAAAATTCGCCAATGTAGACGCAGTACCTATTGTACTAAGCACTCAGAATACTGAAGAAATTATCACTGCCGTAAAAGCGATTGCACCAACTTTTGGCGGTATCAACTTAGAAGATATTTCTGCACCTCGTTGTTTTGAAATTGAACGACGTCTTAAAGAGGAATTAGATATTCCTGTATTTCACGACGACCAGCATGGTACTGCCATTGTAACTTTAGCTGGCATGTTCAATGCTTGTAAACTTACAGGCCGTGAACTTAAAGACCTCTTTGTAGTAATAAATGGCGCCGGTGCAGCAGGCGTAGCTATAGTTCAGCTACTATTTGAAGCGGGTGTTAAAGATGTAATTATGTGCGATAGCCGTGGTGTTATTCATAAAGGAAGAACAGACCTGAATGACACTAAGAAGGAAATGGCTGAGCTTACTAATAAATCTGGCATCACGGGTAAATTAGAAGACGCTGTTAAAGACTCTGATGTATTTATTGGAGTTTCAGCACCAGGCGTACTTACTCAAGAAATGGTAAAAACGATGGCAAAGGATCCTATCATTTTCGCGATGGCAAATCCTATCCCAGAAATTATGCCTGACGAAGCTAAAGCAGCAGGTGCTCGCATTGTGGCTACTGGTCGTTCTGATTTTGCTAATCAGATTAATAACGTACTAGCATTCCCAGGCTTATTCCGCGGAGCATTAGATGCACGTACTAGCAACCTTACTTCAGCAATGTTTATTGAGGTAGCTCGTGCTATTGCCGATAGTGTTGAAGATCTATCGGAAGAAAAAATCATTCCTAGTCCTTTTGATCCAAAAGTACCTGGGCGTGTAGCGGAAGCCGTTAAGAATATGTAA
- the topA gene encoding type I DNA topoisomerase, whose translation MKSLVIVESPTKTKTISKYLPKGYDVDSSMGHIRDLPSSAKLIPAKYKKESWATLGINPDDRYFAIYVTPPDKKKIVKRLKDKLKDVDELILATDEDREGEAISWHLLEVLKPKVPVKRMVFREITKEAIQNALENTREIDMRLVHAQETRRILDRLAGYTVSPLLWKKISPGLSAGRVQSVAVELLVERERERMKFRSGTYYDLSAALQKAGENDEFNADLTHLDGKRLASGKDFDESTGKLKKPDSVVLLDEAKAKDLVDQLKKADWAVTDVDVKIQKRNPAPPFITSTLQQEANRKFNFSARDTMSVAQKLYEKGFITYMRTDSTRLSSQAIDAARDGIVDQYGEEYLFERVRNYTKKGKTAQEAHEAIRPSGSKFILPEKSGLKDREFKLYDLIWKRTIATQMAEAELEFTNVTINASNDGTSADFRAGGKKILFPGFFRAYVEGSDDPDAALENQEKFLPAMKKGDATDLQDLKFNAHQTKPPARFTEATLVKELEKRGIGRPSTYATVISTIQDRGYAKNEGKMLIPSFTAFAVTSLLEEHFPDLVDSEFTSSLEDKLDEVAQGKQDPVKYLDDYYKGENGLRAKVDRQEDKIDAQKAKLLDLPLEGLEGIQVAVGRFGPYAKMMKDGEEVSTSLPQDMDPSDISAEKLEQLIKISEEQDKPIGVHPEEGLPVFLLSGRFGPYVQLGEVTEENKKPKRVSLLKGMTPEDVDLDLAIKLLELPRHLGEHPEDGKVVKAGVGRYGPYVVHDGKFKSLPKDDNVLTIELDRAVELLKMKAAPRKSAELKDLGKHPETEQPIKVMNGRYGPYIKHGKKNIGLPKGTEPEKFTLEEAVELIASKS comes from the coding sequence ATGAAAAGTCTCGTAATCGTAGAGTCCCCTACAAAAACTAAAACAATCAGTAAATATCTGCCCAAAGGGTACGATGTAGACTCTTCGATGGGCCATATCCGTGATTTGCCATCGTCAGCTAAACTGATTCCGGCGAAGTATAAGAAAGAGAGTTGGGCAACCTTGGGCATCAATCCAGATGACCGATATTTTGCTATTTATGTAACTCCGCCAGACAAAAAGAAAATTGTAAAGCGATTAAAAGATAAGCTTAAAGATGTAGATGAATTGATTCTCGCAACGGATGAGGATCGTGAAGGGGAAGCTATATCATGGCACTTATTAGAAGTGTTAAAGCCTAAAGTGCCCGTTAAGCGAATGGTATTCCGTGAGATTACCAAAGAAGCCATTCAGAATGCTCTTGAGAACACACGTGAAATTGACATGCGCTTAGTGCATGCCCAAGAAACACGACGAATCTTAGATCGTTTAGCTGGTTATACCGTTTCTCCTTTATTATGGAAGAAGATATCTCCAGGCCTCTCGGCAGGTAGGGTACAATCAGTAGCGGTGGAGCTATTGGTTGAGCGCGAACGTGAGCGGATGAAATTCCGTAGTGGAACTTACTACGATTTATCAGCGGCTTTACAAAAAGCAGGCGAGAATGATGAATTTAATGCAGACCTAACGCATCTTGATGGCAAGCGGTTAGCAAGTGGTAAAGATTTTGATGAGAGTACCGGAAAGCTAAAGAAACCAGATTCGGTAGTACTTCTTGATGAAGCCAAAGCCAAAGATTTGGTAGACCAGCTTAAGAAAGCAGACTGGGCGGTTACAGATGTAGATGTTAAAATTCAAAAGCGTAACCCAGCGCCTCCATTTATTACGTCAACTCTTCAGCAGGAAGCCAACCGTAAGTTTAATTTCTCAGCTCGTGATACCATGAGTGTAGCTCAGAAGCTATACGAAAAAGGTTTTATCACTTATATGAGAACGGATTCAACGCGCCTTTCATCACAAGCTATTGATGCCGCAAGAGATGGTATTGTAGACCAATACGGAGAAGAATATTTATTTGAGCGTGTACGAAATTATACCAAGAAGGGTAAAACAGCACAGGAAGCTCACGAAGCTATTCGTCCTTCAGGATCTAAATTCATACTACCAGAAAAATCTGGATTAAAAGATCGTGAGTTTAAGCTATACGACTTAATCTGGAAGAGAACTATTGCCACTCAGATGGCAGAGGCAGAGCTGGAATTCACAAATGTGACCATCAATGCATCAAACGATGGTACTTCAGCCGACTTTAGAGCAGGTGGAAAGAAAATTTTATTCCCTGGTTTCTTCCGTGCTTATGTTGAAGGCAGTGATGATCCTGATGCGGCGCTTGAAAACCAAGAGAAATTCTTGCCGGCAATGAAAAAAGGGGATGCTACCGATCTTCAAGATCTGAAGTTCAATGCACACCAAACTAAGCCTCCTGCTCGATTTACTGAAGCAACCTTGGTTAAGGAATTAGAGAAGAGAGGAATTGGTCGCCCAAGTACTTATGCAACGGTAATAAGTACAATTCAAGATCGTGGATACGCTAAAAACGAAGGCAAAATGTTGATTCCATCGTTCACGGCCTTTGCGGTTACTTCATTACTCGAAGAACACTTTCCTGATTTAGTGGATAGTGAGTTTACTTCTTCCTTAGAAGATAAATTGGATGAGGTGGCGCAAGGCAAGCAAGACCCTGTGAAGTACTTAGACGATTACTATAAAGGTGAGAATGGCTTACGTGCAAAAGTAGATCGCCAAGAAGATAAGATTGATGCGCAAAAAGCGAAATTGCTAGACTTACCGCTAGAAGGACTTGAAGGCATTCAAGTTGCCGTTGGTAGATTTGGACCTTATGCGAAAATGATGAAAGATGGAGAAGAGGTTTCTACTTCACTTCCACAAGATATGGATCCAAGCGATATCTCAGCCGAGAAGCTTGAACAGCTTATCAAAATTTCTGAAGAACAGGATAAACCTATTGGAGTTCATCCAGAAGAAGGGTTGCCTGTATTTTTACTGTCGGGTAGATTTGGCCCATATGTTCAGTTAGGTGAGGTTACCGAAGAAAACAAGAAGCCGAAACGAGTTTCTCTTCTGAAGGGGATGACACCTGAAGATGTAGATCTTGATCTAGCTATCAAATTGCTGGAGTTGCCAAGACACTTAGGAGAGCATCCTGAAGATGGTAAGGTAGTGAAGGCGGGTGTAGGTCGTTATGGCCCATATGTGGTTCACGATGGTAAATTTAAATCATTACCGAAGGATGACAATGTATTAACCATTGAACTAGACCGTGCAGTTGAGTTGCTTAAAATGAAAGCAGCACCTCGAAAGAGCGCTGAACTTAAAGACCTTGGCAAGCACCCTGAAACGGAACAACCTATTAAGGTTATGAATGGTCGATATGGTCCATACATCAAGCATGGAAAGAAGAATATCGGTTTACCTAAAGGCACAGAGCCTGAGAAATTCACACTAGAAGAAGCCGTGGAGTTGATAGCTTCCAAAAGCTAG
- a CDS encoding peroxiredoxin, protein MIETGSKIDTEFEVKIVEDGEEREVKFTDLLDKKSIVSVYMKNNTSGCDRQTLSLAENSQWFTDNGFNIIAISKDTCGSHKKYADKQGINYTLVSDPEFKFASATDSIVEKKMYGKVFTGPSRSAFVIDTDGTILATIKKIDTKAHAEELKALVESL, encoded by the coding sequence ATGATAGAGACAGGTTCTAAAATAGATACAGAATTTGAAGTAAAAATTGTTGAAGACGGCGAAGAGCGCGAAGTAAAGTTTACGGATCTCTTGGATAAAAAGTCTATTGTGTCGGTGTACATGAAGAATAACACCTCTGGGTGCGACCGACAAACACTAAGCTTAGCTGAAAACTCGCAATGGTTTACCGATAATGGGTTCAACATAATTGCAATTAGTAAAGACACCTGTGGTTCACATAAAAAGTATGCCGACAAACAGGGAATAAATTACACCTTAGTGTCTGATCCAGAATTTAAGTTTGCATCAGCAACTGATTCCATCGTTGAGAAAAAGATGTACGGTAAAGTATTTACAGGGCCTTCTCGATCGGCTTTTGTTATTGATACGGATGGTACTATCTTGGCAACCATAAAAAAAATTGATACAAAAGCTCACGCTGAAGAGTTGAAAGCTCTGGTTGAAAGCCTGTAA
- a CDS encoding OsmC family protein codes for MGSKVHNYETKLEWTGNLGKGTQSYASYKRSYDIKIDGKPVLEGSSDPAFRGDPTKYNPEELFLASLSSCHMLWYLHLCSEAGITIVSYTDNAIGEMTEKANGSGAFSKVVLRPEVQILEVEMLKKAEALHKTANEMCFIANSCNFDVLHEPTTVLNE; via the coding sequence ATGGGAAGCAAGGTTCATAACTATGAGACAAAATTGGAATGGACGGGAAACTTAGGAAAAGGCACTCAATCTTATGCCTCATACAAAAGGAGCTACGACATTAAGATAGATGGCAAACCTGTTTTAGAAGGAAGTTCAGATCCAGCTTTTCGGGGAGACCCAACTAAGTATAATCCTGAAGAATTATTTCTAGCTTCATTGTCATCGTGCCACATGCTGTGGTATCTCCATTTATGTTCAGAAGCAGGGATCACCATTGTGAGCTACACTGATAACGCGATTGGGGAAATGACCGAAAAGGCCAATGGAAGTGGTGCTTTCAGTAAAGTGGTGCTACGCCCTGAGGTTCAAATTCTTGAAGTTGAAATGTTAAAAAAAGCAGAAGCTCTTCATAAAACCGCAAATGAAATGTGTTTTATTGCAAACTCCTGTAACTTTGATGTTTTGCATGAACCAACTACTGTTCTTAATGAATAA
- a CDS encoding NUDIX hydrolase gives MSNSLFNYTIEPWVTTNEQLEYTTNIFKVFSRRMKLESENYEATFSVVKAPDWINVIALTPENNIVLVEQYRYGIEEPTLELPGGMVDPGEHPEATSIRELKEETGYAGSEVINLGKVSSNPAMLSNYTHTYLIKNCEKVGDQELDGNERIKVQVMPWADFLDLVRHGAVHHALVVAAVTKYLISSHYKE, from the coding sequence ATGAGTAATAGCCTTTTTAATTATACAATTGAGCCATGGGTTACCACCAACGAGCAATTGGAATATACGACGAATATTTTCAAGGTTTTTAGTAGGCGGATGAAATTGGAGTCAGAAAATTATGAGGCTACCTTTTCAGTTGTTAAGGCCCCAGACTGGATCAATGTAATAGCACTTACTCCTGAAAATAATATCGTTTTGGTGGAACAGTATAGATACGGTATTGAAGAGCCAACCTTAGAATTACCAGGAGGGATGGTTGATCCCGGCGAGCACCCAGAAGCAACTTCGATTCGTGAGCTCAAGGAGGAAACAGGGTATGCGGGTTCAGAAGTTATCAATCTTGGGAAAGTTAGTTCAAACCCCGCTATGCTTTCGAATTACACACATACCTACCTAATTAAGAACTGTGAAAAAGTAGGCGATCAAGAATTGGATGGGAATGAACGCATCAAAGTTCAAGTAATGCCTTGGGCTGATTTTTTGGATTTAGTTAGACATGGGGCTGTACATCATGCGTTGGTTGTGGCAGCCGTTACAAAGTATTTGATAAGTTCACATTATAAGGAGTAA